The Pseudodesulfovibrio alkaliphilus genome has a window encoding:
- the nspC gene encoding carboxynorspermidine decarboxylase gives MNGRREYRFDPAGVETPCFVVDEGLLGDNLATLASVRRRAGCKVLLALKCFAMHSAFPLAAASLDGVCASSPHEARLGREEFAPHCANGPGEVHTFAAGYSEADIRDLCRTSDHIVFNSFAQLDRFRPLVRELAKTDGRDIELALRINPEHSEGATPIYDPCAPGSRLGIRRAHFDPANLDGVTGLHWHNLCEQDADCLERTVAAVEASFADILPRMRYVNFGGGHHITRPGYDVDLLVRIVTRFKEKWGVEVYLEPGEAVALNAGYLVATVLDVVRADMDIVIMDSAVPCHMPDVIEMPYRPHIVGSGEPGDKAWTCRIGGPSCLAGDVAGEYSFDRPLVPGDRLVFTDMAIYSMVKTNTFNGIQLPSIRLYRPESGEMCTIRRFGYQDFKNRLS, from the coding sequence GTGAACGGACGGCGCGAATACCGCTTCGACCCGGCCGGGGTGGAGACCCCGTGCTTTGTGGTGGACGAAGGACTGCTCGGGGACAACCTGGCCACCCTCGCCTCGGTGCGCCGACGCGCCGGGTGCAAGGTGCTCCTGGCCCTAAAGTGCTTTGCCATGCACAGCGCCTTTCCCCTGGCGGCGGCCAGCCTCGACGGCGTATGCGCCAGCTCGCCCCACGAGGCGCGTCTCGGGCGCGAGGAATTCGCGCCCCACTGCGCGAACGGCCCGGGAGAGGTCCACACCTTTGCCGCCGGATACAGCGAGGCGGACATCCGCGACCTGTGCCGGACCAGCGACCACATCGTTTTCAACTCCTTTGCCCAGCTCGACCGATTCCGCCCCCTGGTGCGCGAGCTGGCCAAGACCGACGGCCGGGACATCGAACTGGCCCTGCGCATCAACCCCGAGCACTCGGAAGGGGCAACCCCCATCTACGACCCCTGCGCTCCGGGCTCCCGCCTGGGCATCCGCCGGGCGCATTTCGATCCGGCGAACCTCGACGGCGTGACCGGCCTGCACTGGCACAACCTCTGCGAACAGGACGCCGACTGCCTGGAGCGCACCGTGGCCGCCGTGGAGGCGTCCTTTGCCGACATTCTGCCGCGCATGCGCTATGTCAACTTCGGCGGCGGCCACCACATCACCCGGCCCGGCTACGATGTGGATCTGCTGGTACGCATCGTCACCCGCTTCAAGGAAAAATGGGGGGTGGAGGTCTACCTGGAGCCGGGCGAGGCCGTGGCGCTCAACGCGGGCTATCTGGTGGCCACGGTCCTCGACGTGGTCAGGGCGGACATGGACATCGTCATCATGGACTCTGCCGTGCCCTGCCACATGCCCGATGTCATCGAAATGCCCTACCGGCCCCACATCGTCGGCTCGGGCGAGCCCGGCGATAAGGCGTGGACCTGCCGGATCGGGGGGCCGTCCTGTCTGGCCGGAGACGTGGCGGGCGAATATTCCTTTGACAGGCCGCTAGTCCCCGGTGATAGGCTCGTGTTCACGGACATGGCCATCTACTCCATGGTCAAGACCAACACCTTCAACGGCATCCAACTGCCCTCGATACGCCTTTACCGGCCCGAATCCGGCGAGATGTGCACCATACGCCGCTTCGGATACCAGGATTTCAAAAACCGCCTGTCCTAG
- a CDS encoding malic enzyme-like NAD(P)-binding protein, translating to MALFTKEEALNYHSTGRKGKIEVVPVKPCVTQKHLSMAYSPGVAQACLAIAEDASKSYEYTARGNLVAVVSNGTAVLGLGNIGAAAGKPVMEGKGVLFKVFADVDVFDINLDVTDPDKLIDIVKAMEPTFGGINLEDIKAPECFYIEERLKAEMNIPVFHDDQHGTAIVTAAGMLNSLEITGKKVEDLRVVVSGAGASAIACTNLYKSMGVDPENIAMFDSRGHINTSRTDLNASKQAYATKREFASLAEAMKGADCFLGLSTKGVVSKEMVKSMGENPIIFACANPDPEITYTDAKEARPDAIMGTGRSDFPNQVNNVLGFPFIFRGALDAGATAINEEMKLAAAHALAALAKEPVPDYVCKAFGVDSLTFGIDYIIPKALDLRLIEYVSVAVARAAMETGVARKSLDLDNYGRQLRQRIADSTARVSAFVGSYNLGI from the coding sequence ATGGCACTGTTTACTAAAGAGGAAGCGCTCAATTACCACTCGACCGGACGAAAGGGAAAAATCGAAGTCGTCCCGGTCAAACCCTGCGTAACGCAGAAGCACCTGTCCATGGCCTACAGTCCGGGCGTGGCCCAGGCTTGCCTGGCCATTGCCGAGGATGCGTCCAAATCCTACGAGTACACCGCCCGAGGCAATCTGGTGGCCGTGGTCAGCAACGGTACCGCCGTTCTCGGCCTGGGCAATATCGGCGCGGCAGCAGGCAAGCCGGTCATGGAGGGCAAAGGCGTCCTCTTCAAGGTTTTTGCCGATGTCGATGTCTTTGACATCAACCTCGACGTGACCGACCCGGACAAACTCATCGATATTGTCAAGGCCATGGAGCCCACCTTCGGCGGCATCAACCTCGAAGACATCAAGGCCCCGGAATGTTTTTACATCGAGGAGCGCCTCAAGGCCGAGATGAACATCCCGGTCTTCCACGACGACCAGCACGGCACGGCCATCGTCACGGCCGCGGGCATGCTCAACTCGCTGGAGATCACCGGCAAGAAAGTCGAGGATCTGCGAGTGGTGGTCTCCGGCGCCGGGGCCTCGGCCATCGCCTGCACCAACCTGTACAAGAGCATGGGCGTGGACCCCGAAAACATCGCCATGTTCGACTCCCGCGGCCACATCAACACGAGCCGCACCGACCTGAACGCCTCCAAGCAGGCCTACGCCACCAAGCGCGAATTCGCCTCCCTGGCCGAGGCCATGAAGGGCGCGGACTGCTTTTTGGGCCTGTCCACCAAAGGCGTGGTCTCCAAGGAGATGGTCAAATCCATGGGTGAAAATCCCATCATCTTCGCCTGCGCCAATCCTGATCCCGAGATCACCTACACCGACGCCAAAGAGGCCCGGCCCGATGCCATCATGGGTACCGGAAGGTCAGACTTCCCCAACCAGGTCAACAACGTGCTCGGATTCCCCTTCATCTTCCGGGGCGCTCTCGACGCCGGAGCCACGGCCATCAACGAGGAGATGAAGCTGGCCGCTGCCCACGCCCTGGCCGCGTTGGCCAAAGAGCCGGTGCCGGATTATGTCTGCAAGGCGTTCGGCGTTGACTCGCTCACCTTTGGCATCGACTACATCATCCCCAAGGCCCTGGACCTGCGGCTGATCGAGTATGTGTCCGTGGCTGTGGCCCGGGCCGCCATGGAAACCGGCGTTGCCCGCAAATCCCTGGACCTGGACAACTACGGCAGGCAACTGCGCCAGCGCATCGCCGATTCCACGGCCCGCGTCAGCGCCTTTGTCGGTTCCTACAACCTGGGCATTTAA
- a CDS encoding GAK system CofD-like protein, with protein MEKPVTGTFSRCGPASYTTRGPRLLFFSGGSALRETSRRLIRHTRDSVHVITPFDSGGSSAVLRRAFDMPAVGDIRNRLMALADLEEPGVRELYALFTCRFSRREPGPALRVELERMACGEHVLAALVPEPVRGRVTGWLADFLAAMPEGFDLRGASVGNLALTARWLAHGRRLGPAIDEVSRLVGAGGLVRPVVEGDLHLAAELEDGSVVTGQHRLTGKEGAPVASPVRRIWLTGSPDDALPLSAAIDGEVAGLVSGADLICYPVGSFFTSVLANLLPAGVGRAVAACPGPKVFVPNPGGDPELLGHTVAGQVGLLRRVLAADGGEDGNDPAVAGRLLDYILVDGGADYPGGVDKAALAASGLRVVDRPLLGREPGRFDPDLLAEALLALV; from the coding sequence ATGGAAAAGCCCGTGACCGGCACGTTTTCTCGATGCGGCCCGGCGTCCTATACGACCCGGGGGCCGCGCCTGCTCTTCTTCAGCGGCGGCTCTGCCCTGCGCGAGACATCGCGGCGGCTGATCCGGCATACGCGAGATTCGGTCCACGTCATCACCCCTTTTGACTCGGGCGGCAGTTCTGCGGTGTTGCGCCGCGCCTTTGACATGCCCGCCGTGGGCGACATCCGCAACCGGCTCATGGCCCTGGCCGATCTCGAAGAACCCGGCGTGCGGGAGCTTTACGCCCTGTTCACCTGCCGCTTCTCCCGGCGCGAACCCGGACCGGCCCTGCGCGTGGAGTTGGAGCGCATGGCCTGCGGGGAGCATGTGCTGGCGGCCCTGGTGCCCGAGCCGGTGCGCGGCCGCGTCACGGGCTGGCTCGCTGATTTCCTGGCGGCCATGCCCGAAGGGTTTGATCTGCGCGGGGCCAGCGTCGGCAATCTGGCCCTCACGGCCCGCTGGCTTGCCCATGGCAGAAGGCTGGGGCCGGCCATCGACGAGGTTTCCCGTCTGGTGGGGGCCGGGGGGCTGGTTCGGCCCGTGGTCGAGGGGGATCTGCACCTCGCCGCCGAACTGGAAGACGGCTCTGTCGTGACCGGCCAGCACCGGCTCACGGGCAAGGAGGGAGCGCCCGTGGCCTCGCCCGTCAGACGGATATGGCTGACCGGCTCGCCGGACGATGCCCTTCCCTTGTCCGCAGCCATTGATGGCGAGGTGGCCGGGCTGGTGTCCGGGGCCGATCTGATCTGCTACCCGGTGGGCAGCTTTTTTACCAGCGTGCTGGCCAACCTGCTGCCCGCTGGCGTTGGCCGGGCCGTGGCCGCCTGTCCCGGTCCAAAGGTCTTTGTGCCCAATCCGGGCGGCGATCCCGAATTGCTCGGCCATACCGTGGCCGGACAGGTGGGGCTGCTGCGCCGCGTTCTGGCTGCCGACGGCGGGGAGGACGGCAATGATCCCGCAGTGGCGGGGCGCTTGCTTGATTATATTTTGGTGGACGGGGGTGCGGACTACCCCGGCGGGGTGGACAAGGCTGCGCTTGCCGCCTCGGGCCTTCGGGTCGTCGACAGGCCCTTGCTGGGCCGCGAGCCGGGCCGATTTGACCCGGATCTGCTGGCCGAGGCGCTGTTGGCCCTCGTCTGA
- the speB gene encoding agmatinase yields MAPHFLEGEIPNEKPDKAAVHIIPVPLENTTSYGSGTATGPAAIIEASKQLELWDGSRMPALSGIHTAEPVDCSKEIAKTLDRIEDAVAYALECEALPLVLGGEHTVTLGALRAMKQKYGRFGVVQFDAHADLRNTYQGSPFSHACVMRRAMDDLRIPVFQVGVRALCAEEADYRKSQSVPCLDARKLHLKGIPTQVLPPDFPERIYITFDVDGLDPSVIRATGTPVPGGLSWHDVLTLLERITAGRQVVGADVVELAPTPGDHASDFAAAQLAYCLLGMSLPRD; encoded by the coding sequence ATGGCACCGCATTTTCTGGAAGGGGAAATTCCCAACGAGAAGCCGGACAAGGCCGCAGTCCACATCATTCCCGTGCCCCTGGAGAACACCACTTCCTATGGCAGCGGCACCGCCACCGGCCCCGCCGCCATCATTGAGGCTTCAAAGCAGCTTGAGCTTTGGGACGGTTCACGGATGCCCGCCTTAAGCGGCATCCACACCGCCGAGCCCGTGGACTGCTCCAAGGAAATCGCCAAGACCCTGGACCGCATTGAGGACGCCGTGGCCTACGCCCTGGAGTGCGAGGCTTTGCCCCTGGTCCTGGGCGGCGAGCACACCGTCACCCTGGGTGCCCTGCGGGCCATGAAACAGAAATACGGCCGTTTCGGCGTGGTCCAGTTCGATGCCCACGCGGACCTGCGCAACACCTACCAGGGCTCGCCCTTTAGCCACGCCTGCGTCATGCGCCGGGCCATGGACGACCTGCGCATCCCGGTCTTCCAGGTGGGTGTTCGCGCCTTGTGCGCCGAGGAGGCGGACTACCGCAAGAGCCAGTCCGTGCCCTGCCTGGACGCCCGCAAGCTCCACCTCAAGGGCATTCCCACCCAGGTGCTCCCCCCGGACTTTCCCGAGCGCATCTACATCACCTTTGACGTGGACGGGCTCGATCCCTCTGTCATCCGGGCCACCGGAACCCCTGTTCCCGGCGGCTTAAGCTGGCACGATGTCCTGACCCTGCTCGAACGGATCACGGCAGGCAGGCAGGTCGTAGGAGCCGACGTGGTCGAACTGGCCCCGACTCCGGGCGACCACGCCTCGGACTTTGCCGCCGCCCAACTCGCCTACTGCCTGCTGGGCATGAGCCTTCCACGCGACTAA
- the speA gene encoding biosynthetic arginine decarboxylase, translating into MAHALQRWTADKSRELYGIREWGAGYFGISDSGELLVTPEPGRFDKAVSIPEVIAGIQERGLDMPVLLRIENILDTQITLINESFRSAMSGLGFKGSYLGAYPIKVNQQHQVVEAVTRHGKKYHHGLEAGSKAELVAAMGMLRDTEAVLVCNGYKDEEFIDLGLHATQLGFTCILVVEMPGELPLIIERSKAKKVKPILGVRVKLSAQANGLWSESGGDRSIFGLNATQIIDVIDRLKEADMLDCLQLLHYHLGSQIPNIREIRNAVAEASRVYAGLVGEGANMRYLDLGGGLAVDYDGTQTNFMSSRNYTLDEYCVDVVEGVMTVLDEQGVDHPVIVTESGRAVVAYYSMLLFNVLDAARFEPDPLPEVLPDDTNIHIRHLFETLQSLNLRNIQECFNDILYYRDEVRQAFSHGKITFRERAQGENVFWETIRRIATLSRDLPSLPHELEGIGQALSDIYYCNFSVFQSLPDAWAIGQLFPIMPVHRLDERPTREGILADITCDCDGKIDRFIDRQGVKRTMPLHELKETDEYYLGAFLVGAYQETLGDLHNLLGDTNVVTIRVRDNGEFDFVSELEGDTVEDILSYVEYDTKHLLTRFRETAENAVRDGRITAGQRRAILQAYKTGLQGYTYFER; encoded by the coding sequence GTGGCACACGCACTGCAAAGATGGACGGCTGACAAGTCCAGAGAACTTTACGGAATCCGCGAATGGGGCGCGGGGTACTTCGGCATCTCGGACTCCGGCGAGTTGCTGGTCACTCCCGAGCCCGGCCGGTTCGACAAGGCCGTGAGCATCCCCGAGGTCATCGCCGGCATACAGGAACGCGGCCTTGATATGCCGGTGCTCCTGCGCATCGAAAACATTCTGGACACCCAGATCACCCTGATCAACGAGAGTTTCCGGTCCGCCATGAGCGGTCTCGGATTCAAAGGCTCCTACCTCGGGGCCTATCCCATCAAGGTCAACCAGCAGCATCAGGTGGTGGAGGCCGTGACCCGTCACGGCAAGAAATACCATCACGGACTCGAGGCGGGCAGCAAGGCCGAACTGGTGGCCGCCATGGGCATGTTGCGCGACACCGAGGCCGTGCTCGTCTGCAACGGCTACAAGGACGAGGAGTTCATCGACCTTGGCCTGCACGCCACCCAGCTCGGGTTCACCTGCATCCTGGTGGTCGAGATGCCCGGCGAGCTGCCGCTGATCATCGAGCGCTCCAAGGCCAAGAAGGTCAAGCCCATCCTCGGCGTACGCGTCAAACTCTCAGCCCAGGCCAACGGCCTGTGGTCCGAATCCGGCGGCGACCGCTCCATCTTCGGCCTCAACGCCACCCAGATCATCGATGTCATCGACCGCCTCAAGGAGGCGGACATGCTCGACTGCCTGCAACTGCTCCACTACCACCTCGGCTCACAGATTCCCAACATCCGGGAGATACGCAACGCCGTGGCCGAGGCCAGCCGCGTCTACGCCGGGCTGGTGGGCGAGGGCGCCAACATGCGCTACCTCGACCTGGGAGGCGGCCTGGCCGTTGACTACGACGGCACCCAGACCAACTTCATGAGCAGCCGCAACTACACCCTTGACGAATACTGCGTGGACGTGGTGGAGGGCGTCATGACGGTTCTCGACGAGCAGGGAGTGGACCATCCGGTCATCGTCACCGAGTCCGGCCGCGCCGTGGTCGCCTACTACTCCATGCTCCTCTTCAACGTGCTCGACGCGGCCCGGTTCGAGCCCGACCCCCTGCCCGAGGTGCTGCCCGATGACACCAACATCCACATCCGCCACCTCTTCGAGACGTTGCAGTCCCTCAACCTGCGCAACATCCAGGAGTGCTTCAACGACATCCTCTACTACCGCGACGAGGTGCGCCAGGCATTCAGCCACGGCAAGATCACCTTTCGCGAACGCGCCCAGGGCGAGAACGTCTTCTGGGAGACCATCCGACGCATCGCCACCCTGTCCAGGGATCTGCCCTCCCTGCCCCACGAGCTGGAAGGCATTGGCCAGGCCCTCTCGGACATATACTACTGCAACTTCAGCGTGTTCCAATCCCTGCCCGACGCCTGGGCCATCGGCCAGCTCTTTCCCATCATGCCGGTCCACCGGCTGGACGAGCGCCCCACCCGCGAAGGCATCCTGGCCGATATCACCTGCGACTGCGACGGCAAGATCGACCGCTTCATCGACCGCCAGGGCGTCAAAAGGACCATGCCCCTGCACGAGCTCAAGGAAACCGACGAATACTATCTTGGCGCGTTCCTGGTGGGCGCGTACCAGGAAACGCTGGGCGATCTGCACAACCTTCTGGGTGACACCAACGTCGTGACCATCCGGGTGCGCGACAACGGCGAATTCGACTTTGTCAGCGAGCTTGAGGGCGACACGGTGGAGGACATCCTCTCCTATGTGGAATACGACACCAAGCACCTGCTGACCCGGTTCCGCGAGACCGCGGAAAACGCCGTGCGCGACGGCCGCATCACAGCCGGGCAACGACGGGCCATTCTCCAGGCATACAAGACCGGCCTGCAGGGATACACCTACTTCGAACGGTAA
- a CDS encoding saccharopine dehydrogenase family protein: MSKVLIIGAGGVGSVAVHKCAQVPEVFTEIHLASRTKSKCDAIAASVLERTGVTVPTYAVDADNVAETVALINKVKPDLLVNLALPYQDLPLMDACLETGVNYLDTANYEPPDEAKFEYKWQWAYRERFEQAGLMALLGSGFDPGVTNVFAAHAMKHHFDEIHVLDIIDCNAGDHGQAFATNFNPEINIREITQRGRYWERGEWVETDPLSWSMSYDFPEGIGPKKCYLMYHEELESLVMHIKGLKRARFWMTFGDQYLTHLRVLEGIGMTSIEPVDFGGQKIQPLQFLKAVLPEPGSLGPLTKGRTCIGNVMKGVKDGREKTLYVYNICSHEAAYEEVGSQAISYTTGVPAMIGAMMMLTGKWAGKGVFHMEQFDPDPFMAALNKHGLPWTEVEL; this comes from the coding sequence ATGTCCAAGGTACTGATCATCGGCGCTGGCGGCGTCGGCAGCGTGGCGGTGCACAAGTGCGCCCAGGTTCCCGAGGTGTTCACCGAAATCCATCTGGCCAGCCGCACCAAGAGCAAGTGCGACGCCATTGCCGCGTCCGTGCTCGAACGCACTGGCGTGACCGTGCCCACCTACGCCGTGGACGCGGACAACGTGGCCGAGACCGTGGCCCTGATCAACAAGGTCAAGCCCGACCTCCTGGTCAATCTGGCCCTGCCCTATCAGGATCTCCCGCTGATGGACGCCTGCCTTGAAACCGGCGTCAACTACCTCGACACCGCCAACTACGAGCCGCCGGACGAGGCCAAGTTCGAATACAAGTGGCAATGGGCGTACAGGGAGCGCTTCGAGCAGGCCGGGCTCATGGCCCTGCTCGGCTCCGGCTTTGACCCGGGCGTGACCAACGTGTTCGCGGCCCACGCCATGAAGCACCACTTCGACGAAATCCACGTGCTGGACATCATCGACTGCAACGCTGGCGACCACGGGCAGGCGTTCGCCACCAACTTCAATCCCGAGATCAACATCCGCGAGATCACCCAGCGCGGCCGCTACTGGGAGCGCGGGGAATGGGTCGAGACCGACCCCCTGTCCTGGTCCATGAGCTACGACTTTCCCGAGGGCATCGGCCCCAAAAAGTGCTACCTCATGTACCACGAAGAGCTGGAGTCCCTGGTCATGCACATCAAGGGACTCAAGCGCGCCCGCTTCTGGATGACCTTTGGCGACCAGTACCTGACCCATCTGCGCGTGCTTGAAGGCATCGGCATGACCTCCATCGAGCCGGTGGATTTTGGCGGCCAGAAGATCCAGCCGCTGCAGTTCCTCAAGGCAGTGCTGCCCGAGCCCGGTTCTCTGGGACCGCTGACCAAGGGCCGCACCTGCATCGGCAACGTCATGAAGGGCGTCAAGGACGGCCGCGAGAAGACCCTCTACGTCTACAACATATGCAGCCACGAGGCCGCCTATGAGGAGGTCGGCTCCCAGGCCATCTCCTACACCACCGGGGTGCCCGCCATGATCGGGGCCATGATGATGCTCACCGGAAAGTGGGCGGGTAAGGGCGTCTTCCACATGGAACAGTTCGATCCCGACCCGTTCATGGCCGCCCTCAACAAGCACGGCCTGCCCTGGACCGAAGTGGAGCTGTAG
- a CDS encoding zinc-dependent alcohol dehydrogenase family protein, translated as MKAMVLERFGEDYAFVEGELPLPEPGQGEVLVRVAGSSLNPIDHKIATLGPALAFAPELPAVPGMDVSGTVEAVGPGVIRLRPGDRVFGCAGGLGDMPGALAEFMVADADLLAQAPQCMDLVDAAALPLVSITAWLGLFERAHLAAGQTLLVHGGAGGVGHVAVQLGVHAGAEVFATVSGNGKADVVEALGATPIDYRATPVDEYVAGLTGGRGFDVVFDTVGGAVLDASFLAAAPGGQVVSVSTRASHDLSPMHARGLSLYVVFMLLPLISGQGRSAYGRILEEVAALVDDDVLAVLLDERRFHFTEIAAAHRHWAAGNALGKVSLFMEG; from the coding sequence ATGAAGGCCATGGTGCTTGAACGGTTTGGCGAGGACTACGCCTTTGTCGAAGGGGAACTGCCCCTGCCGGAGCCGGGGCAGGGCGAGGTGCTGGTGCGGGTGGCCGGGTCCAGCCTCAACCCCATCGATCACAAGATTGCCACCCTTGGTCCGGCCCTGGCCTTTGCGCCCGAGCTGCCTGCGGTGCCGGGCATGGACGTGTCGGGCACGGTGGAGGCCGTCGGTCCGGGCGTGATCCGTCTGCGGCCCGGCGATCGGGTCTTCGGGTGCGCCGGGGGGCTGGGCGACATGCCCGGTGCCCTGGCCGAGTTCATGGTGGCCGATGCGGACCTGCTCGCCCAGGCCCCGCAGTGCATGGACCTTGTGGACGCCGCCGCCCTGCCGCTGGTGTCCATCACCGCCTGGCTGGGGCTTTTCGAGCGGGCGCATCTGGCCGCTGGCCAGACCCTGCTCGTCCACGGCGGAGCGGGCGGGGTTGGTCATGTGGCGGTGCAGCTCGGCGTCCACGCCGGGGCCGAGGTCTTTGCCACGGTCTCGGGCAACGGCAAGGCGGACGTGGTGGAGGCCCTGGGGGCCACGCCCATCGACTACCGGGCCACGCCCGTGGACGAATACGTAGCCGGGCTTACCGGTGGGCGCGGGTTTGACGTGGTTTTCGACACCGTGGGCGGTGCGGTCCTCGACGCCTCATTCCTTGCCGCGGCTCCGGGCGGGCAGGTGGTCTCCGTTTCGACTCGGGCCAGCCACGACCTGAGCCCCATGCACGCACGGGGGCTTTCCCTGTATGTGGTCTTCATGCTCCTGCCGCTTATCTCGGGCCAGGGGCGGTCCGCCTATGGCCGAATCCTGGAGGAGGTGGCCGCCCTGGTGGATGACGATGTGCTGGCCGTGCTGCTGGACGAGCGTCGTTTCCACTTTACCGAAATCGCTGCGGCGCATCGCCACTGGGCAGCAGGCAACGCCCTGGGCAAGGTTTCCCTGTTCATGGAGGGGTAG